In Toxoplasma gondii ME49 chromosome VIII, whole genome shotgun sequence, a single genomic region encodes these proteins:
- a CDS encoding hypothetical protein (encoded by transcript TGME49_232970) — protein MEERRAASARHGQSATLLDTSGSKKGSADGLRAAAARAVAASRHRQSGSLAATAQLSTSSVSAISNPLKRRRVRDGGEEEFWSPAPSPDFQSPVVVETHTSEAAVPRRNGEATEPRRLASRAGPASGVRTAADGCRPCGLAEDAVAAGTAGEKQKRQKHRSVATHSGSSERLDDEAYEVPGRDTSAGNSDGAGTDSLLGESVSRQDAAKAADPPPAEASSLCRAAVNKSAGDTREGKRASAVSKTATRAGTPSRGHAARTGAAASEKENEALQRRRPLPSLKNLYVQLSDDEGDSPAAATGTLPLQSFPLSGNRAPAARTEEQRDAGDHAPGDAQEGFSETCGDERRGLARAYPSLLTHTEGSVSHGDSEKEFAVRSVSAAGTVLPESSCEGGPLGGTREAERQAQRTPTRRGNKATAHSKEDGDTFDDSAPGVCLAPSSGLPVLPPQEWNRGLYSHPPGFSPLAASATQHAAAFSSPFPSVPAFQSSVSPHALGARRRASTLPLDSPWHAVPAPLRKAVAECMYSFGRERARELSRLVALLGDVSHPVSPIEVVGLPGSGKSHLLLSFFGASPLAWGYVDCAAACATAGAGRLAARQAICGKLLLHLALQLRRELLAGLHTVRALAAKNKSRVETQASQKAQEAETTQHPEEGGEFEQRRDEKKETQGRQMRASARSHGTKRDDASPASSRKKVTSSTDSTGSASPRASDSTGRPLSSDVSPSLQTSSASPFASSVALESLEAELKEKKTLLDRLMRQMQSGKRSAETLAFSGSLFSAGFSANSVEQFVSLLRQLLRCSSPLTRAFSVPLVIDEAFTLAQNMPDLLHALLRLPELLGGEARLRSSPTFELDSFSPPRLRSSDAARRGNPDETQGEDPRALECFLSSEEALEDKELLVPPRNVCVILVGRSPLRPEIFEGFPQPPRVHFRAYEGSEARDILARSFQALGLPVLRLAAAQQATRPRLGAEKTQQCTDTAERGARQDIWVYGHLELLEQRTVVARGWRRKGQDDAEQIGEAEVAGVASEQARRREEREEGKDEDCVWESRLVLRRMRRRARKASKMEGLSSSTDLASETRRGGVPSTEREEQGEGAEEESLQEAREPQMVAGKRRTRSEGAGREAGHVQAASTSLDSAESTACAGEGLWSAEEVDLLLDVEVLWSHFVTLFIQAFHQSLKSDFHEQRFLCREFWGQAMNLLLLQNRDDAGISALTAAATQQAALHSSTAPFSSSASVRAASVSAASFLSRLLHPHFRAALRQPFSHFLPDLQNCQILEARHRTVWGASAQDRHTAARRLELPRLGKVLLVAAALAAYTPASRDKRHFNDCFGNVFRVARPRHAPLLQSPLLLATGAKAEALHPGTPGSPRKPGKSVAEKLEQDFLPRALPKTFSLLRWLALAECLDTAAGKRQASIGLMDAGTCQQVVALLRLGLVRPASGGGESRANGGFGLWGVLSTSSQTWGSEWTQPLGWVLGQQQFIAAHARKMDAFLGGPAGASGHAADLFNSNARLALHAPLAVVKESADSLGINLVDALVG, from the coding sequence ATGGAGGAACGAAGGGCCGCATCTGCGCGGCACGGGCAGTCAGCGACCTTGCTAGACACTTCAGGAAGCAAAAAGGGCAGTGCTGACGGCCTCCGAGCGGCGGCAGCGCGCGCGGTTGCGGCCTCCCGGCACCGGCAGTCTGGCTCTCTGGCTGCGACTGCTCAGctgtcgacttcttctgtgtcggcGATCTCGAATCCCCTGAAGCGCCGGCGCGTCCGGGatggcggcgaggaagagttCTGGTCGCCCGCGCCTTCACCCGACTTCCAGAGTCCCGTCGTCGTCGAGACGCACACTTCCGAGGCGGCTGTGCCTCGCCGAAATGGCGAAGCAACCGAGCCGCGGCGACTCGCGTCCCGGGCTGGCCCAGCCTCGGGAGTACGTACAGCGGCGGACGGCTGTCGGCCGTGCGGTCTGGCCGAGGATGCCGTCGCGGCGGGGACcgcaggcgagaagcagaagcggcagaaacACAGGTCCGTTGCGACGCACTCCGGGAGTTCAGAGCGCCTTGACGACGAGGCGTACGAGGTCCCCGGCCGCGACACGAGCGCGGGAAACTCCGACGGTGCAGGGACCGACTCGCTTCTTGGCGAGTCTGTTTCTCGCCAAGATGCCGCGAAGGCCGCTGACCCCCCACCCGCAGAAGCCTCATCCCTGTGTCGCGCGGCTGTGAACAAGAGTGCTGGAGACACTCGGGAGGGGAAGCGCGCCTCCGCGGTCTCGAAGACGGCAACTCGAGCAGGGACGCCCAGTCGCGGTCACGCGGCGAGGACAGGTGCCGCCgccagcgagaaggaaaacgaggctCTTCAGCGTCGACGGCCATTGCCGTCCCTCAAAAACCTGTATGTACAGCTGTCAGACGATGAAGGCGACTCGCCGGCAGCAGCCACGGGAACTCTGCCGCTTCAGTCCTTTCCTTTGTCCGGGAATCGAGCTCCCGCAGCCAGAACGGAGGAGCAGCGAGACGCCGGCGACCATGCACCTGGAGACGCGCAGGAAGGTTTCTCGGAAACCTGCGGCGACGAAAGGCGAGGACTCGCGCGCGCCTACCCCTCGCTTCTCACGCATACAGAGGGATCCGTCTcacacggagacagcgagaaggaatTCGCCGTGAGGTCAGTCTCCGCCGCTGGCACCGTCCTCCCTGAATCTTCCTGTGAGGGAGGGCCTCTCGGAGGAACccgagaggcagagcggCAGGCTCAACGCACGCCTACcagacgaggaaacaaagcAACTGCACACTCCAAAGAGGATGGAGACACTTTCGATGATTCTGCGCCGGGTGTCTGCCTGGCTCCGTCCTCTGgacttcctgttcttcctcctcaggagTGGAATCGCGGTCTCTACTCACACCCTCCAGGCTTCTCGCCCCTCGCTGCTTCGGCGACTCAACACGCTGCcgcgttctcgtctcctttcccttcCGTCCCCGCCTTCCAGTCTTCGGTCTCCCCGCATGCACTCGGCGCCCGCCGCCGCGCGTCCACCCTTCCGCTAGACAGCCCGTGGCACGCGGTGCCGGCGCCGCTGCGGAAGGCCGTCGcggagtgtatgtacagcttTGGACGCGAACGCGCGCGCGAGTTGTCTCGACTCGTGGCGCTGCTCGGCGACGTCTCGCACCCGGTCTCGCCAATCGAGGTGGTGGGCCTTCCCGGGTCAGGCAAGTCCCAcctgctcctctctttcttcggcGCCTCTCCGCTCGCATGGGGCTACGTGGACtgcgccgctgcatgcgcgactgCAGGCGCAGGCCGCCTCGCCGCGCGCCAGGCGATCTGCGGAAAACTCCTCCTCCACCTCGCCCTGCAGCTCCGCAGGGAACTCCTCGCCGGTCTCCATACGGTTCGAGCGCTCGCAGCGAAGAACAAAAGTCGAGTAGAGACTCAGGCCTCTCAGAAGGCGCAAGAAGCTGAAACGACCCAACACCCTGAGGAGGGAGGGGAATTCGAAcaacggagagacgagaaaaaagagacacaggggaGACAGATGCGCGCGAGTGCGAGGTCGCACGGCACGAAGCGCGACGATGCTTCGCCTGCAAGCTCGAGAAAGAAGGTCACTTCTTCTACCGACTCCACTGGATCTGCTTCGCCTCGAGCGAGCGATTCGACGGGGCGCCCTCTGTCATCCGACGTGTCTCCGAGTCTCCAGACTTCCTCGGCGTCGCCGTTTGCGTCTTCGGTCGCGCTCGAGAGCCTGGAAGCGGAgttgaaggagaagaaaactctcCTGGACCGCCTGATGCGGCAGATGCAGAGCGGGAAACGCTCGGCAGAGACGCTCGCGTTTTCAggttcgctcttctccgcagGCTTCTCCGCGAACTCCGTCGAGCAattcgtctccctccttcgcCAGCTCCTCCGCTGCTCTTCACCCCTCACCCGCGCCTTCAGCGTGCCTCTCGTCATCGACGAGGCGTTCACTCTCGCCCAAAACATGCCCGaccttctgcatgcgctcctgCGCCTCCCCGAGCTCCTCGGCGGCGAGGCCCGCCTGCGCAGCTCGCCCACTTTCGAACTCgactctttctcgcctccgaGACTCCGAAGCTCAGACGCGGCTCGGAGAGGAAATCCGGACGAGACTCAGGGAGAAGATCCGAGAGCGTTGGAATGCTTTCTGAGTTCGGAGGAAGCTCTGGAAGACAAAGAGTTGCTGGTGCCTCCTCGGAACGTGTGCGTGATTTTGGTGGGTCGGTCGCCGCTGCGTCCGGAGATTTTCGAGGGGTTTCCGCAGCCGCCGCGCGTCCATTTCCGAGCCTACGAAGGGAGCGAAGCTCGGGACATTCTCGCGCGAAGTTTCCAGGCTCTAGGCCTCCCGGTTCTGCGCCTGGCCGCTGCGCAGCAAGCCACGCGTCCGAGACTCGGCGCCGAGAAGACCCAgcagtgtacagacaccgcagagcGCGGCGCGCGACAAGACATCTGGGTGTACGGACACTTGGAGCTGCTCGAGCAGCGAACCGTCGTCGCGCGCGGCTGGAGGAGGAAAGGCCAAGACGACGCCGAGCAGAtcggagaggcagaggtCGCAGGAGTCGCTTCTGAGCAAGctcgaaggcgagaggaacgTGAAGAGGGGAAAGACGAAGATTGCGTGTGGGAGAGCCGTCTCGTTTTGCGGAGAAtgcggagacgcgcgcgaaAGGCGAGCAAGATGGAAGGTCTATCTTCCTCCACGGACCTCGCTTCGGAGACACGGCGCGGCGGCGTTCCCtcaacggagagagaagagcagggagAGGGTGCGGAAGAAGAGTCTCTCCAAGAGGCCAGAGAGCCGCAGATGGTCGCTGGAAAGCGCAGGACGCGGTCCGAGGGTGCAGGTCGGGAAGCTGGCCATGTGCAGGCAGCCTCGACTTCCCTGGACTCTGCGGAgagcactgcatgcgccggggAGGGGCTGTGGTCCGCGGAAGAGGTCGATCTCCTTCTTGATGTCGAAGTTCTCTGGTCGCACTTTGTCACGCTGTTTATCCAGGCTTTCCACCAGTCCTTGAAGAGCGACTTCCATGAGCAACGCTTTCTGTGCCGAGAGTTCTGGGGTCAAGCGATgaatctgcttctcctgcaGAACCGGGACGACGCAGGCATTTCGGCGCTCACTGCTGCGGCGACTCAACAAGCTGCTCTGCACTCCTCGACTgctccgttttcttcgtctgcgtcggtGAGGGCGGCGTCTGTGTCGGCTgcgtcgtttctgtctcgtctgcttcACCCACACTTCCGGGCGGCGCTGCGGCAACCGTTTTCTCACTTCTTGCCGGATCTGCAGAACTGTCAGATTCTAGAGGCGCGCCACCGGACGGTGTGGGGGGCGTCTGCGCAGGACCGCCACACGGCGGCGCGGCGTCTGGAGTTGCCGCGGCTCGGGAAGGTCCTTCTGGTCGCGGCGGCGCTCGCAGCGTACACGCCCGCAAGCAGAGACAAGCGCCATTTCAACGACTGCTTCGGCAACGTCTTTCGAGTCGCGCGCCCCCGCCACGCACCTCTGCTGCAgtcgcctctgctgctggCGACCGGTGCGAAGGCCGAGGCTCTGCATCCTGGGACTCCAGGTTCGCCGCGAAAGCCGGGGAAGAGCGTCGCCGAAAAACTCGAGCAAGACTTCCTGCCGCGCGCGCTGCCCAAGaccttctcgctcctccgCTGGCTCGCTCTCGCCGAGTGTCTAGACACCGCAGCGGGGAAGCGACAAGCCAGCATCGGCTTGATGGACGCCGGGACTTGCCAGCAAGTGGTGGCCCTGCTGCGGCTCGGCCTCGTCCGACCCGCATcgggaggcggagagagtcGCGCGAACGGCGGCTTCGGTCTCTGGGGCGTCTTGAGCACTTCCTCCCAGACATGGGGGAGCGAGTGGACGCAGCCTCTCGGCTGGGTGCTGGGCCAGCAACAGTTCATCGCCGCGCATGCGCGAAAAATGGACGCGTTTTTGGGTGGGCCTGCAGGCGCCAGCGGCCATGCCGCCGACCTCTTCAACTCGAACGCGCGGCTCGCGCTCCACGCGCCTCTCGCGGTCGTCAAGGAGTCTGCAGACTCGCTCGGAATCAACCTAGTGGACGCACTCGTCGGCTGA
- a CDS encoding hypothetical protein (encoded by transcript TGME49_232950~Signal peptide predicted by SignalP 2.0 HMM (probability 0.576) with cleavage site probability 0.514 at residue 25) — MMATVKEDISLFILIVFSVNLQVRASEGPAEAWEDLRPVGACIRVDRLYSKFNTDLCATIGLLPCTSVALTTFQFRRGLIAEAPDPSRCFKLLSNFQAAFTCEYKHLKQFMLYEISSGNVYIDACTDTCREMWQACSPRSTSDYVYLLEEPDTQRFCNSLALPERGVFVRYSNQPACLSVADFLQEAGDGSSISSSYTATLEWIGSIARFVILITLIVSLAAAFTYATGQNAGWQLKYLFSSSTPCGGRSLYDNNIQDGGKTTEFDLL, encoded by the exons ATGATGGCGACAGTGAAGGAAGATATATCTCTTTTCATTTTGATCGTCTTCAGCGTGAATCTCCAGGTACGAGCCAGTGAAGGACCCGCCGAAGCGTGGGAGGATCTTCGACCGGTCGGCGCGTGCATACGAGTTGACAGACTTTACTCCAAATTCAATACCGATCTGTGTGCG ACCATTGGTCTACTACCGTGCACGTCCGTTGCTCTTACTACATTCCAGTTCCGAAGG GGGCTAATTGCTGAGGCTCCTGACCCCTCTCGTTGCTTCAAACTCCTTAGCAATTTCCAAGCAGCCTTTACGT GTGAATACAAGCACCTCAAACAATTCATGCTCTACGAAATCTCGAGTGGCAACGTGTACATCGACGCCTGCACAGATACGTGCAGAGAAATGTGGCAAG CATGTTCACCTCGTTCGACATCAG ACTACGTCTACCTGCTTGAGGAACCGGATACACAAAG GTTCTGCAACTCCCTGGCTCTCCCGGAACGTGGTGTCTTTGTTCGCTATTCAAACCAACCTGCATGCCTCTCAGTTGCGGACTTCTTGCaagaagcgggagacg GTTCTTCCATCTCGTCTTCCTACACAGCAACTCTCGAG TGGATTGGCTCCATTGCGCGATTCGTCATAC TGATCACCCTCATCGTTTCACTGGCGGCGGCGTTTACCTACGCAACAGGCCAAAATGCAG GATGGCAGCTGAAATACCTATTTAGTTCCTCGACACCCTGTGGTGGGCGTTCTCTCTATGATAAT AACATTCAAGACGGCGGAAAAACCACGGAGTTTGACCTATTGTAG
- the HSP20 gene encoding heat shock protein HSP20 (encoded by transcript TGME49_232940~Product name based on PMID:16339717.), whose protein sequence is MSCCGGTVAEHEVVLDNTGDMDEMLPDQLIPSVPRSGNLLLAANKIAEIQAPAEIRSKITWRPGVDIFFDKKESSIDLVMDLPGFTKDDVSVEVGEGQLFISGPRSKNELREKYGANLVLSIHERPTGFFFRSFQLPPNAVEDSVRAVMTNGLLEVKISCIQTHEKKKVEVLLPGAAQGEKASKK, encoded by the exons ATGAGTTGCTGTGGCGGTACGGTCGCTGAGCACGAGGTAGTGCTCGACAATACCGGCGACATGGACGAGATGCTTCCAGATCAG CTCATTCCATCCGTTCCGCGATCCGGCAACCTGCTGCTGGCTGCCAACAAAATCGCCGAGATTCAAGCACCGGCGGAAATCCGAAGTAAGATCACCTGGAGGCCAGGAGTTGACATTTTCTTCGAtaagaaggagagcagcaTCGATTTGGTAATGGATTTACCCGGGTTCACCAAGGACGACGTGAGTGTCGAGGTCGGCGAAGGCCAACTGTTCATCTCTGGGCCTCGCTCGAAGAATGAGCTGAGAGAGAAATACGGGGCAAATTTGGTGCTGTCCATCCATGAGCGCCCCACTGgattcttcttccgctccttCCAGTTGCCACCGAACGCCGTCGAAGATTCCGTCCGCGCAGTTATGACAAATG GATTGTTGGAGGTTAAAATCTCCTGCATTCAAACccacgaaaagaagaaggtggaggTTTTGCTGCCGGGGGCAGCCCAGGGCGAGAAGGCCTCAAAAAAGTAA
- a CDS encoding hypothetical protein (encoded by transcript TGME49_232955), translating to MGTSVPIPPETAALQGADCHLYPVPGREARFSCHQRTTPTQVTARRYAHRSFRYTLSFCATGAMPTPPSGTEVTLQRPNGRYRSGFRGKEYHWTSIPGNPLNLREHRHFDGNFLQDTGVRNFFCGL from the coding sequence ATGGGGACCTCCGTCCCCATCCCACCGGAGACTGCGGCCTTGCAAGGGGCAGATTGTCACTTGTACCCGGTGCCAGGCAGGGAAGCGCGATTCTCCTGCCACCAACGGACGACCCCCACTCAGGTGACAGCGAGACGTTACGCTCACCGGTCGTTCCGTTACacgctctccttctgcgcAACTGGCGCCATGCCAACACCCCCCTCGGGAACAGAAGTGACCCTGCAGAGACCTAACGGTCGCTACAGAAGCGGCTTCAGAGGAAAAGAGTACCACTGGACCAGCATTCCAGGCAATCCTCTCAATCTCCGTGAACATCGCCATTTCGATGGTAATTTTCTCCAGGACACCGGAGTAAGAAACTTTTTTTGCGGGTTATAG
- a CDS encoding oxidoreductase, 2OG-Fe(II) oxygenase family protein (encoded by transcript TGME49_232960), translating into MALEDLLLKLPRHLVSQIKEEADDRPIFNSADSSTAGGLERNRRVYSDLSSFLSDSQFDRLVDPTNKAAAFVVVDKAIEDADVCRRARQEAEYLRSAGRFRQASFGGGSSKSVDTRTRSDEIVWIRQQDLSELPACTQIVSLFEEIGVAIDKGFARLGENLEVQQTELQLSVYPKGTAGYAAHKDTGSVSGADRFLTVILYLNENWKPECGGCLRLHLDACRVDISPCLGKLVLFRSEQLEHSVLPVACADRFAVTCWFSVRPRVAGQSGS; encoded by the exons ATGGCTCTTGAGGACCTGCTTTTGAAGCTGCCCCGTCATCTCGTAAGCCAGATCAAAGAAGAGGCTGATGACCGTCCCATTTTCAACAGCGCAGATTCTTCGACTGCTGGCGGCCTTGAGAG GAACCGTCGAGTATACTCGGATCTTTCGTCCTTCCTTAGCGATTCGCAATTTGACCGTCTTGTGGATCCCACAAACAAGGCTGCTGCCTTTGTCGTAG TGGACAAGGCGATAGAGGACGCAGACGTGTGCCGTCGCGCAAGACAGGAAGCTGAGTACTTGCGAAGTGCGGGTCGATTCAGACAAGCTTCTTTTGGGGGCGGGAGCAGCAA GTCTGTGGACACCAGAACTCGCAGTGACGAGATCGTCTGGATTCGACAGCAGGACCTCAGCGAActccctgcatgcactcagaTTGTTTCCCT GTTTGAAGAAATCGGAGTAGCTATCGACAAAGGCTTTGCACGATTGGGCGAAAATTTAGAGGTCCAGCAAACAGAACTGCAGTTGTCGGTCTATCCAA AGGGAACGGCCGGTTATGCGGCACATAAGGATACTGGATCGGTTTCAG GCGCCGACAGGTTTCTAACGGTAATCCTCTATTTGAACGAAAACTGGAAGCCGGAATGCGGCGGTTGCTTGAGGCTTCACCTGGATGCCTGCCGCGTTGACATTTCTCCCTGCTTGGGAAA ACTCGTTCTCTTCAGAAGCGAGCAACTGGAACACAGCGTCTTGCCTGTAGCATGTGCAGACCGTTTCGCAGTAACCTGCTGGTTCTCCGTTCGCCCTCGTGTAGCAGGTCAATCGGGATCGTGA